The DNA sequence GCTTTATGCCTACTCAGAGGCGACGGTGCCAAAGATAACCGTGATCTTAAGAAAGGCTTACGGCGGCTCTTACCTTGGCATGTGCAGCAAGGACTTGGGCGCCGATGTTGTTTTGGCCTGGCCCCAAGCCGAGATCGCTGTTATGGGTGCCGAGGGTGCGGCCAACATAGTCTTTAAGAAGGAAATAGAACAGGCTGAGGACAAGGAAGCGGTGAGGCGCCAAAAAATAGAGGAATACCAGGAAGCCTTTGCCAATCCCTACGTTGCGGCCTCCAGGGGTTTCGTGGATCGCGTCATATTCCCCGAGGAGACCCGCAGGGAGATCTACAGGGCCTTGTTGATCAGCGAGACCAAGAGGGAACTTCGTCCCAAGCGAAAGCACGGCATAATGCCGAACTAAGGCGGTGAGACCGATGACATCGGCTTTTGAAAACGGATTGTACGGAGGATTGTTGCTTTCCATCATAGCTTTCAGCGTGGTATTTATCGTATTGGGTGGATTGACCCTTCTAATAGTGGCCATCAAGTTTGTCGGCAGCTCCGACAGGGGATCGGGCAAAAAGGGCGAAGTTGTGTACTCCGGCGGAGAAGGGGCTTCAAGTGAGACTTCCGCTCCTGTCATGCAGGCTGTGTCGACCGAATGGCCGACTGCAACCGAGCCGCAGGTGATAGGAGGTATAGAGGAAGAAGAGATCGCTGCCATAAGCGCTGCCATAGCAGCATACAGCTCGGCTCCCTTCGAGATCAAGTCCGTAAGAAGGGTAATTCCGCCGCGGACAGGGCTATGGCGAAAGGCTTCATTCTTCGAAAGCCTTGAGGGAATAGAATAAATCAGCATTAAACTTTAGGGGGAAGAACAGATGCAGAAAAAATACAGGATAATCGTGAATGGCAGGGTATATGAAGTGGAAGTAGAAGAGCTTGGAGCATCGATGGCGCCAAATTATCCTCAAGCTTCACCGGCTCCCGCACCCGTTGCTGCAGTTCCTTCTCAGCCGGTCGCAGCTGCTCCAATGCCGGTACCTGTGGCTGCGGCCCCGGCTCCGAGCGTACAGCCGAGTGCTCCTGCCCCTAAACCGTCACCTGCTGCTCCTACACCTCCCGCAGGAGGCACCTTGATCTCAGCGCCCATGCCAGGGAAAATCTTAAAGGTCTTCGTGCAGCCGGGCATGCAGGTTAAGAAAGGGTTTAATATGCTCGTGTTGGAGGCCATGAAGATGGAAAACGAGATATTGGCCCCCTCCGACGGCGTGATCAAGGAGGTAAGAGTCAAAGAAGGTGACAATGTCAATACCGGCGATCCTATGGTAGTGCTGGGTTAGCCCTTTTAAGGGGGGGTCAATAAAAGATGGAAGTATA is a window from the Acetomicrobium flavidum genome containing:
- a CDS encoding OadG family transporter subunit, coding for MTSAFENGLYGGLLLSIIAFSVVFIVLGGLTLLIVAIKFVGSSDRGSGKKGEVVYSGGEGASSETSAPVMQAVSTEWPTATEPQVIGGIEEEEIAAISAAIAAYSSAPFEIKSVRRVIPPRTGLWRKASFFESLEGIE
- a CDS encoding biotin/lipoyl-containing protein; the encoded protein is MQKKYRIIVNGRVYEVEVEELGASMAPNYPQASPAPAPVAAVPSQPVAAAPMPVPVAAAPAPSVQPSAPAPKPSPAAPTPPAGGTLISAPMPGKILKVFVQPGMQVKKGFNMLVLEAMKMENEILAPSDGVIKEVRVKEGDNVNTGDPMVVLG